Proteins encoded in a region of the Scomber scombrus chromosome 16, fScoSco1.1, whole genome shotgun sequence genome:
- the si:ch211-195b13.1 gene encoding STKc_SGK domain-containing protein — translation MAVTEAGCDLTYCKMRGIVAVVTAFIKERKMGLNDFIQKLVSTPHICQHVEVNNFLKIDENQNEEVENDDLLGSPMCLKSRSSLAEDTQIKPCDFDYLKIIGKGSFGKVLLARHKESTKYYAVKVLQKKIILKKKEQKHIMAERSVLMKNIKHPFLVGLHYSFQTTDKLYFVLDYVNGGELFYHLQRERVFLEPRARFYAAEIASALGYLHSMHIVYRDLKPENILLDSQGHIVLTDFGLCKEGVEANGTTTTFCGTPEYLAPEVLQKQAYDRTVDWWCLGSVLYEMLYGLPPFYSRNTAEMYNNILHKSPMLKPNVSNSGRELLEGLLQKDRTKRLGVKDDFLELKHHSFFSPINWDDLMAKKITPPFIPSVSGPTDLRHFDPEFTHLPVSSSLCTDAPHNVTSSIREAAGAFPGFSYGPPADHSFM, via the exons ATGGCTGTGACCGAGGCTGGATGTGATCTAACTTACTGCAAAATGAGGGGAATTGTAGCCGTGGTGACGG CTTTcatcaaagagagaaaaatggggTTGAATGACTTCATACAGAAGCTGGTGTCTACTCCACATATCTGCCAACA tGTTGAAGTTAACAACTTTCTGAAGATTGACGAGAATCAGAACGAGGAGGTTGAAAATGACGATCTTCTTGGTAGTCCG ATGTGCCTAAAGTCAAGAAGTTCACTGGCTGAGGACACTCA GATCAAACCCTGTGATTTTGACTACCTCAAAATCATCGGTAAAGGCAGCTTTGGAAAG GTTCTGCTGGCTCGACACAAGGAGTCCACAAAATACTACGCTGTGAAAGTGCTACAGAAGAAAATAatcctgaagaagaaagaa cAAAAACATATCATGGCTGAGCGCAGTGTGCTGATGAAGAACATCAAACACCCCTTCCTGGTTGGGCTGCACTACTCCTTCCAGACGACTGACAAGCTTTACTTTGTACTGGACTACGTCAATGGTGGAGAG CTGTTCTACCATCTTCAGAGAGAGAGGGTCTTCCTGGAGCCCAGAGCCAGGTTCTACGCTGCTGAAATTGCAAGTGCACTTGGCTACCTCCACTCCATGCACATTGTATACAG GGACCTGAAGCCTGAGAACATCCTGTTAGACTCACAGGGACATATTGTCCTGACTGACTTTGGCCTCTGCAAAGAAGGCGTTGAGGCTAATGGCACAACTACAACCTTCTGCGGGACGCCCGAG TACTTGGCCCCTGAGGTTCTCCAGAAGCAAGCGTACGACCGCACAGTTGACTGGTGGTGCCTGGGATCTGTGCTCTACGAGATGCTCTATGGACTC CCCCCGTTCTACAGTCGCAACACAGCTGAGATGTACAACAACATCCTGCACAAGTCTCCGATGCTGAAGCCCAATGTTTCAAACTCAGGCAGGGAGCTGCTGGAGGGGCTCCTGCAGAAGGACCGCACCAAGAGGCTGGGAGTGAAGGACGATTTT CTGGAACTCAAGCACCATTCCTTCTTCTCTCCAATCAACTGGGACGACCTGATGGCCAAGAAGATCACACCTCCATTCATCCCCTCAGTG AGTGGCCCCACAGACCTCCGACACTTTGACCCTGAGTTCACCCACCTGCCCGTGTCCTCCTCCCTGTGCACTGACGCTCCGCACAATGTGACCAGCAGCATTAGGGAAGCAGCGGGAGCCTTTCCGGGCTTTTCTTACGGGCCTCCAGCAGACCACTCTTTCATGTGA